In a genomic window of Lacrimispora sp. BS-2:
- a CDS encoding DUF3881 family protein: protein MHKFLRTIGFSLYQKDREIEKLLDDLCEDLTGLKRIQIDEESNLCELRREVAPGMGIAIFGEMDREGKFQRSYYYPYLKSNDMTSEVACSIQRHTERETYAGLLDEYKVGISLIFYIDNSFDCRERIIDHHPLETRDVYLTGLAVSGKVLLPIQKTEIQREKARVAAKDRNTLLEAAKNGDEDAMETLTIEDIDLYSQASRRVLKEDLYSIIDSCFMPCGVECDQYSIIGEIVKIDEKKNQITKEEVYDFTLECSDLIFHVGIAKKDLVGTPEIGRRFKGQIWMQGTVNFSEPVE from the coding sequence ATGCATAAATTCTTAAGAACCATTGGTTTCAGCCTTTATCAAAAAGACAGGGAAATAGAAAAGTTATTAGATGATCTCTGTGAAGATTTGACCGGCCTGAAACGGATTCAGATTGATGAGGAATCCAATCTCTGTGAGCTTCGCAGGGAAGTGGCTCCAGGTATGGGGATTGCTATCTTTGGAGAAATGGACCGGGAAGGAAAATTTCAAAGAAGCTATTATTATCCATATTTGAAAAGCAATGATATGACATCAGAAGTAGCCTGTTCCATCCAGCGCCATACGGAGCGGGAAACTTACGCCGGCCTTTTGGATGAATATAAGGTAGGGATTTCCCTCATATTCTATATAGACAATTCCTTTGATTGCAGGGAACGGATCATTGATCATCATCCGCTTGAAACCAGGGATGTCTATCTTACCGGCCTTGCAGTAAGCGGAAAAGTCCTTCTTCCTATTCAGAAAACAGAAATACAAAGGGAAAAGGCCAGAGTGGCGGCAAAAGACCGTAATACGCTTTTAGAGGCAGCAAAAAACGGCGATGAAGACGCGATGGAGACCCTTACCATTGAAGATATTGATTTATATTCCCAGGCTTCCAGAAGGGTATTGAAAGAGGATCTGTATTCCATCATTGATTCCTGCTTTATGCCCTGCGGTGTGGAATGTGACCAGTATTCCATTATAGGAGAAATCGTAAAGATAGATGAGAAGAAAAATCAGATCACCAAAGAAGAGGTTTATGATTTTACTTTAGAGTGCAGTGATCTTATTTTCCACGTGGGAATTGCTAAAAAAGACTTGGTGGGAACTCCGGAAATCGGGCGCAGATTTAAGGGACAAATATGGATGCAGGGAACCGTGAATTTTTCTGAGCCAGTGGAATAA
- a CDS encoding glycoside hydrolase family 125 protein, which yields MQKMLEKTPDILLSRGAKLEEEYKKVYPELAPLVKQCFLNTMDTTVKRLDDGSFFVITGDIPAMWLRDSAAQVKPYIKYAGKDRELCQIIKGIIRKQAEMICIDPYANAFNESANGAGHKDDTKLNDSVWERKYEVDSLCAPVYLSWQFWKETGETDIFDEKYLEMLHNILEVFTKEQYHETSEYFFRRTDCVETDTLPMEGNGNPVVYTGMTWSGFRPSDDRCVYGYLIPANMMAVTALTYAEEICRTVYQNEELARNCQKLAGEIREGIEKYGVVHHEKYGDIYAYETDGMGHHILMDDANSPSLLAIPYLGYKDASDEIYRNTRRFILSEDNPYFYSGTYARGIGSPHTPKGFIWHIGLTMQALTSTDRDEILECLRMIAATHAGLNYMHESFNPESPEEFTREWFAWANSIFAELLDQLSIQGFWF from the coding sequence ATGCAGAAAATGTTAGAAAAAACACCGGATATTTTATTGTCAAGGGGAGCGAAGCTAGAGGAAGAATATAAAAAGGTATATCCCGAACTGGCGCCCTTAGTAAAACAATGCTTTTTAAATACCATGGATACCACTGTAAAAAGACTGGACGATGGCAGCTTTTTTGTAATTACCGGGGATATTCCGGCTATGTGGCTGCGTGATTCAGCTGCTCAGGTAAAACCCTATATAAAATATGCCGGAAAAGACAGGGAGCTGTGTCAGATTATAAAAGGCATTATTCGGAAGCAGGCAGAGATGATCTGTATCGATCCTTATGCCAATGCGTTTAATGAGAGTGCCAACGGTGCGGGACATAAAGATGATACAAAGTTAAATGACTCTGTATGGGAAAGAAAATATGAAGTGGATTCCTTATGTGCTCCTGTTTATCTTTCCTGGCAGTTCTGGAAAGAGACAGGAGAGACGGATATCTTTGATGAGAAGTATCTGGAGATGCTTCACAATATTTTAGAAGTATTTACTAAGGAACAGTACCATGAGACATCTGAGTACTTTTTCCGAAGAACCGACTGCGTGGAAACCGATACACTTCCTATGGAGGGAAACGGGAATCCGGTAGTTTATACAGGGATGACCTGGTCTGGATTTCGCCCTTCGGATGACCGGTGTGTCTATGGGTATCTGATTCCTGCAAATATGATGGCAGTGACCGCGCTTACCTATGCGGAGGAAATATGCAGAACGGTTTATCAAAATGAGGAACTGGCCCGAAATTGCCAAAAACTTGCGGGGGAAATCAGAGAGGGTATAGAAAAATATGGAGTTGTCCATCACGAAAAATACGGCGATATCTATGCTTATGAAACAGACGGTATGGGACATCATATTCTGATGGATGATGCAAATTCCCCCAGCCTTCTGGCTATTCCTTATCTGGGCTACAAAGATGCTTCCGATGAGATTTACCGGAATACCCGCAGATTCATTCTGTCGGAGGACAATCCTTATTTTTATTCCGGTACATACGCCCGGGGCATTGGAAGCCCTCATACACCAAAAGGCTTTATCTGGCACATCGGATTAACGATGCAGGCATTAACTTCCACTGACAGGGATGAGATACTGGAATGTCTGAGAATGATAGCGGCTACCCATGCCGGTCTTAACTATATGCATGAGTCCTTTAATCCGGAGAGCCCGGAGGAATTTACAAGGGAATGGTTTGCCTGGGCTAATTCAATATTTGCAGAACTGCTGGATCAATTATCAATTCAAGGGTTCTGGTTCTGA